A window of Paenibacillus sp. 19GGS1-52 contains these coding sequences:
- the pyrF gene encoding orotidine-5'-phosphate decarboxylase gives MTDGTGQVAEDNIGDITKWDEMSKRLMIPLDYPDVAQARLLMEKLEGIPCYMKVGMQLFYAAGPEFIKELKDRGYSVFVDVKMHDIPNTVKGGAESLTQLGVDMFNVHAAGGTAMMAAARNGAAAAVSVNPSLQMPLIIAVTQLTSTSQEVMNGEIGIAGNVADTVVRYAKLAAEAGLDGVVASPQEAAVIADACGSTFRTVTPGIRPAGASLDDQSRVMTPAQAIRQGSHYLVVGRPITAAPDPRQAALTIIEEMIQA, from the coding sequence ATGACAGATGGAACAGGACAGGTTGCCGAGGATAATATCGGTGATATCACCAAATGGGATGAAATGTCAAAGCGTCTAATGATCCCCCTTGATTACCCTGACGTTGCACAGGCACGGCTGCTGATGGAGAAGCTAGAGGGAATTCCTTGTTATATGAAGGTGGGCATGCAGCTGTTCTATGCGGCAGGTCCGGAATTCATCAAAGAACTGAAAGACCGTGGTTATTCCGTATTCGTAGATGTCAAAATGCATGATATTCCCAATACGGTAAAAGGCGGTGCCGAAAGTCTTACCCAGCTAGGCGTGGATATGTTCAACGTGCATGCAGCCGGTGGCACAGCGATGATGGCTGCTGCCCGGAACGGTGCTGCCGCTGCGGTTAGTGTGAATCCGTCACTGCAGATGCCCTTGATTATCGCAGTGACACAGCTGACCAGTACGAGCCAAGAGGTCATGAATGGCGAGATTGGGATTGCCGGAAACGTCGCAGATACTGTAGTGCGTTATGCCAAGCTGGCGGCGGAGGCAGGTCTGGACGGCGTTGTTGCTTCGCCGCAGGAGGCAGCTGTCATTGCAGACGCCTGTGGGTCAACATTTCGCACCGTTACACCCGGCATTCGGCCGGCAGGTGCTTCCTTGGATGACCAGTCACGGGTAATGACACCTGCACAAGCCATCCGGCAGGGCAGTCATTACCTTGTAGTGGGCCGACCCATTACAGCCGCTCCAGATCCGCGACAAGCCGCACTTACTATTATTGAGGAGATGATCCAAGCGTGA
- the pyrE gene encoding orotate phosphoribosyltransferase codes for MSPLLNKSDQVASYLLEIGAVALRPQEPFTWTSGIKSPIYCDNRLTMAYPEVRSFIAEAFVELINSQYPDAQVIAGTATAGIPHAAWVADKLNLPMAYIRDKAKGHGKQNQIEGLITPGQKVVVIEDLISTGGSSIKAAQAVQEAGGEVLAVLAIFSYELDRATEAFAAAEVPLQSLSNYTVLIDVALAKGKIAVADVELLKSWRNNPAAFGV; via the coding sequence GTGAGTCCATTATTGAATAAAAGTGATCAAGTAGCTTCCTATCTGCTGGAGATTGGAGCGGTGGCGTTGCGTCCGCAGGAGCCTTTTACATGGACCTCCGGAATCAAGTCCCCAATCTATTGTGATAACAGGTTGACCATGGCTTACCCGGAAGTGCGCAGCTTTATAGCAGAGGCCTTCGTAGAGCTGATTAACAGCCAGTATCCGGACGCTCAGGTGATTGCGGGTACTGCAACTGCTGGTATTCCTCATGCAGCCTGGGTGGCTGATAAGCTGAACCTGCCGATGGCTTATATTCGCGACAAGGCCAAAGGACATGGCAAGCAGAACCAGATCGAAGGTCTTATCACCCCTGGTCAAAAAGTTGTTGTGATCGAGGATCTGATCTCTACCGGAGGCAGTTCGATCAAAGCGGCGCAGGCCGTGCAAGAAGCTGGCGGAGAGGTGCTGGCTGTACTGGCCATCTTCAGCTATGAGCTGGACCGTGCAACAGAAGCATTCGCCGCAGCAGAGGTTCCGCTGCAAAGCTTGTCTAACTACACTGTACTAATTGATGTAGCGCTGGCTAAGGGCAAAATAGCAGTTGCAGATGTAGAACTGTTGAAATCATGGAGGAATAATCCGGCAGCATTCGGCGTATAA
- a CDS encoding site-specific integrase, with the protein MKGHVYARGKSYTFVFDHPDPLTGERKQRSKGGFKTEKEAWSACRKAMTDAEKGLNVEASRITLAEYLKEYLETHAKPNFKPTSYDTEQIIINARIIPVLGKIRLQNLTPRAIKAFYAELRKSYSKEYVKNIHGVLKRALRLAYTESGLLPEDIMSKISMRSKVNATEQKEMQFWSIEEFTKFLQSSKYHVHYIAFSLAIYTGMRRGEILGLRWKDIDFDNKELKVIQTANWTTEGLVIQRPKTNDSIRRVKLFQNIIDDLKERYIQIKEYKKEYGDAYEDNDLVCCYPGGGYIKPKRITEGMDVLVRKAGVKKIRFHDQRHTHASFLLMIGINPKVAAERLGMTPAMFNERYSHLLPIMQEEAVDRIENELNKFAQKQLELVDK; encoded by the coding sequence ATGAAAGGACACGTCTACGCCAGAGGAAAATCATATACGTTTGTTTTTGATCATCCTGATCCACTAACTGGAGAACGTAAACAGCGTTCCAAAGGTGGTTTTAAAACGGAAAAAGAAGCCTGGAGTGCTTGCCGGAAAGCAATGACCGATGCAGAAAAAGGATTGAACGTTGAAGCATCGAGAATAACACTTGCAGAATATCTAAAAGAATATTTAGAGACCCATGCCAAACCGAATTTTAAACCAACATCCTATGACACAGAACAAATCATTATCAACGCAAGAATTATTCCTGTTCTTGGTAAGATTCGACTTCAGAACCTTACCCCTAGAGCCATCAAAGCCTTCTATGCGGAGCTCAGAAAGAGCTATTCTAAAGAATATGTTAAGAATATTCATGGAGTACTAAAACGCGCTCTCCGCTTGGCATATACAGAATCCGGATTGTTGCCCGAAGATATTATGAGCAAAATATCGATGCGTAGTAAAGTAAATGCCACTGAACAAAAAGAAATGCAGTTCTGGAGCATAGAGGAATTCACCAAATTTCTGCAATCTTCAAAATATCATGTACATTATATTGCATTCTCACTAGCGATTTATACTGGCATGCGGCGCGGGGAGATTCTAGGTCTTCGGTGGAAGGATATTGATTTCGACAATAAAGAATTAAAAGTAATCCAGACAGCTAACTGGACAACAGAAGGCCTGGTTATTCAACGTCCTAAAACGAATGACTCCATTCGTAGGGTGAAACTTTTCCAAAATATTATTGATGACCTGAAAGAGCGCTATATTCAGATTAAAGAGTATAAAAAAGAATACGGGGATGCTTACGAAGATAACGATTTGGTCTGCTGTTATCCAGGAGGAGGATATATAAAACCAAAACGAATTACAGAAGGTATGGATGTTCTCGTTCGTAAGGCTGGCGTTAAGAAAATCCGATTCCACGATCAGAGGCACACTCATGCTTCATTTTTACTGATGATTGGAATTAATCCAAAAGTAGCTGCTGAAAGGCTGGGCATGACTCCGGCAATGTTTAACGAGCGATATTCCCATTTGCTACCGATCATGCAAGAAGAAGCCGTAGATCGTATTGAAAATGAACTTAATAAATTCGCCCAGAAACAGCTTGAACTTGTCGATAAATAA
- a CDS encoding ImmA/IrrE family metallo-endopeptidase, translating into MLNNYQTPPLEQKINELYQSHGITEPSHLSIELLAKKFNIWVHYHNKRSKGIEVSRDVYSIFLDSRLPVDTQRLEFLHELCHMLRHAGNQIMMPEQFTKAQETEADRFVFYAAVPFFMIKKVSLPSNKGEAIGYIAREFKVPFNFAKKRFEQIEDRIRQGEFLSAFDLVAVSREIILESAENYITQISSDRAEVHIKAYYNWDGDCSRPDTLVIEQPNGFDWDSPLNIEVDGNYESCDLPPYLPRESATVLSGDLSVPSDRKGYVTINLSRVSWRHGTAVSRLYLPMEAIEDAINF; encoded by the coding sequence ATGTTAAATAACTATCAAACTCCCCCACTCGAACAAAAGATTAATGAATTGTACCAAAGTCACGGCATCACTGAACCATCACATTTATCTATCGAATTATTAGCAAAGAAATTCAATATTTGGGTCCACTATCATAACAAGCGAAGCAAAGGAATTGAAGTTTCTAGAGATGTGTACAGCATATTCCTTGATAGTCGCCTTCCTGTAGATACTCAACGCCTTGAATTCCTTCATGAACTCTGTCACATGCTCCGACATGCTGGAAATCAAATAATGATGCCTGAACAATTCACAAAAGCGCAAGAGACCGAAGCAGATCGTTTTGTTTTCTACGCTGCAGTTCCCTTCTTTATGATTAAAAAAGTGAGTCTTCCTTCAAATAAAGGCGAAGCAATTGGATACATAGCTCGTGAGTTTAAAGTGCCGTTTAATTTTGCTAAGAAAAGGTTTGAACAAATTGAGGATCGAATACGACAAGGCGAATTTTTGTCTGCCTTTGACCTCGTTGCTGTCTCTCGTGAGATTATTCTGGAATCCGCTGAAAATTATATTACCCAAATCAGTAGTGATCGCGCTGAGGTTCATATCAAAGCTTATTACAATTGGGATGGTGATTGTTCCCGCCCTGATACACTTGTCATCGAGCAACCTAATGGCTTTGATTGGGATAGTCCCTTAAATATTGAGGTGGATGGGAATTACGAAAGCTGTGACCTCCCCCCTTATTTGCCCAGGGAAAGCGCAACTGTCCTGTCAGGCGATCTCTCCGTCCCTTCGGACCGTAAAGGATATGTCACTATAAATCTGTCCAGAGTGTCGTGGCGGCATGGTACAGCGGTCAGTCGTCTGTATTTACCTATGGAGGCTATTGAAGATGCTATAAATTTTTGA
- a CDS encoding helix-turn-helix transcriptional regulator — protein MKNTLVLGKKIKELRLKNDLSLRDLEKKSKVSYSFISSIENNRYQASREKIIDIANALQGANVNELLLLAGFAPESEVTNDDTEEKSLTYEEFINNPEHGIFFRDYLSAPEERREEMREIFKILQEKEKGRKPGDVQGEN, from the coding sequence ATGAAAAATACACTTGTTTTAGGAAAAAAAATCAAAGAACTCCGTTTAAAAAATGATTTGTCCTTACGAGATCTCGAAAAGAAATCAAAGGTCAGTTATTCATTCATCAGTTCTATCGAAAACAATAGATATCAAGCTTCAAGAGAAAAGATTATTGACATAGCAAACGCGCTACAAGGTGCTAATGTTAACGAACTGTTGCTCTTGGCTGGTTTCGCACCAGAGAGCGAAGTTACAAACGATGATACGGAAGAGAAATCTCTTACCTATGAAGAATTCATTAACAATCCCGAACACGGAATTTTCTTTAGAGACTACTTATCTGCACCCGAAGAACGTCGTGAGGAAATGCGTGAAATATTCAAGATATTGCAGGAGAAAGAGAAAGGGCGTAAGCCTGGAGATGTTCAAGGAGAAAATTGA
- a CDS encoding helix-turn-helix transcriptional regulator, translating into MSKVLGNNIATIRKELKITQQDLADSIGMERTSLSQIETGAYNPSADTMKKISDALMRPLGDIFFNPDVLKFETKLIPLRVKHSFANEVI; encoded by the coding sequence ATGAGTAAAGTATTAGGCAACAATATTGCTACAATTCGAAAGGAATTGAAGATAACCCAACAGGATTTGGCTGATTCCATTGGAATGGAGCGAACCTCTCTGTCACAGATTGAGACAGGGGCATATAACCCTAGTGCTGACACTATGAAGAAAATATCTGATGCGTTAATGCGTCCTTTAGGTGATATTTTTTTTAATCCTGATGTGTTGAAATTCGAAACAAAACTAATTCCTCTTAGAGTAAAACATTCCTTTGCTAATGAGGTGATCTAA
- a CDS encoding XRE family transcriptional regulator, with the protein MDKYGGIDMGIGQFSEALQQVMVRRGETLATAGRAAHVDGSQIGKILKGTRKASETVMKAAVRHYDDIQLIIGAGEEVMGGACVPYLDGADLHPSSTHIKTIEEVQEALQALLQLPITKRLDQLGPGDLENIKDGIMEQLEAITALTHNAAVLCRKYDLSYISMWNDHRAELKLKKYMK; encoded by the coding sequence TTGGACAAATATGGGGGAATCGATATGGGAATTGGACAATTTTCAGAAGCGTTGCAGCAAGTGATGGTACGGCGAGGTGAAACGCTGGCAACGGCTGGACGAGCTGCCCACGTGGATGGATCACAGATCGGCAAGATTCTGAAAGGTACTCGCAAGGCATCCGAAACGGTCATGAAAGCCGCTGTTCGTCATTACGACGATATTCAGCTAATCATAGGTGCTGGTGAAGAGGTGATGGGCGGTGCGTGTGTGCCTTATCTCGACGGTGCTGACCTTCATCCAAGCTCGACCCACATCAAGACAATTGAAGAGGTTCAAGAAGCTTTGCAGGCGCTCCTGCAGTTGCCAATCACTAAGAGGCTGGATCAATTGGGACCTGGCGACTTAGAAAATATTAAAGATGGGATCATGGAACAACTTGAGGCTATCACAGCACTTACACATAACGCTGCCGTCCTCTGCCGCAAGTATGATCTGTCATACATATCTATGTGGAACGATCACCGAGCAGAGTTGAAGTTGAAAAAATATATGAAATGA
- the dnaB gene encoding replicative DNA helicase, giving the protein MRDLNQEPPHDIEAEWSILGAIMIDTTGDAIDKAISLAPQVFFDPMNRTIFSAMVELHNAGEQIDIRSLTGALLQWKSLDKVGGVHHLSQIARSSPTTANIEYFIGIINDKFTLRQALDDAYDLINMVHESEDANAVVSYALTKSAALSDQSAPKRDFKSTREIGIAYIETIDKRVSNRLNGTISGKETGFKDLDKLTGGFQKQDLIIVAARPSVGKTAFALNIAQNAAKLTDESIAVFSLEMSEQQLMQRMVSAEVNLDANDLRMGDITSDDDWSKLTVGISALAERNIFIADDPIVTVHDIRAKCRRLKKEQGLGMIIIDYLQLIQGSSGKRGENRQQEVSEISRVLKQIARELDVPVIALSQLSRNVEQRQDKRPIMSDLRESGSIEQDADIVAFLYRDDYYNAETEKKNIIEIILAKQRNGPVGTVELVFIKNFNKFVNYERAHAEPA; this is encoded by the coding sequence ATGCGCGACTTAAATCAGGAGCCACCGCACGACATTGAAGCAGAATGGTCCATTCTTGGAGCAATCATGATTGATACCACTGGTGATGCAATAGACAAGGCGATTTCCTTAGCGCCACAAGTGTTCTTTGATCCGATGAACCGGACGATCTTCTCAGCGATGGTTGAGCTTCACAACGCAGGTGAGCAAATTGATATCCGCTCTCTGACGGGGGCACTCCTTCAGTGGAAAAGCTTGGATAAGGTTGGCGGTGTTCATCACCTTTCCCAAATTGCCCGATCATCACCGACAACGGCGAACATCGAATATTTTATCGGCATAATAAACGACAAATTCACTTTGCGGCAAGCCTTGGATGATGCCTACGACCTAATTAATATGGTGCACGAAAGCGAGGATGCTAACGCCGTAGTATCTTATGCTCTTACCAAGTCAGCCGCGCTATCTGATCAATCCGCGCCCAAGCGCGATTTCAAGTCAACAAGAGAAATCGGAATCGCTTATATCGAAACGATTGATAAACGGGTTAGCAATCGACTGAATGGAACTATTAGCGGAAAAGAGACTGGATTCAAGGATTTGGACAAGCTTACGGGTGGGTTTCAAAAGCAGGATCTGATTATAGTCGCGGCTCGTCCATCTGTAGGTAAAACGGCCTTTGCCCTTAATATTGCTCAAAATGCTGCTAAATTAACGGATGAGTCAATAGCTGTGTTCAGCCTTGAAATGTCAGAACAGCAACTCATGCAGCGCATGGTGAGTGCCGAGGTCAACCTTGATGCCAATGATCTCAGGATGGGCGATATTACCAGTGATGATGATTGGAGTAAATTGACTGTTGGAATATCGGCTCTGGCAGAGAGAAATATTTTCATTGCGGATGATCCTATTGTGACTGTTCATGATATCCGGGCCAAATGCCGCCGCCTGAAGAAAGAGCAAGGTCTTGGGATGATCATCATTGATTACCTACAGCTCATTCAAGGCAGCAGCGGGAAACGCGGGGAGAATCGGCAGCAAGAGGTTTCCGAAATATCCCGTGTGCTGAAGCAGATAGCTCGTGAATTGGATGTGCCAGTGATTGCTCTGTCCCAGCTCAGCCGGAACGTGGAGCAGCGCCAGGACAAGCGTCCGATTATGAGTGATCTTCGGGAGTCTGGATCGATCGAGCAAGACGCCGATATCGTAGCCTTCCTGTACCGCGATGATTATTACAATGCGGAAACTGAGAAGAAAAATATTATCGAAATTATTCTAGCCAAACAGCGCAATGGCCCTGTTGGAACTGTTGAACTGGTGTTCATTAAGAATTTCAATAAATTTGTGAATTACGAACGGGCTCATGCCGAACCTGCATAA
- a CDS encoding Cas9 inhibitor AcrIIA9 family protein, which produces MEQALAKLKTEMDAAKSNAYVQLIGKFLQQHLEANPEAAVNIMTEGKTVAKSLEAMQAEAKKKQSGGMAMLTDAEGYAIVLKYYGIKGQPVEFVPAIETPIATPTPQGRFEISLDDLL; this is translated from the coding sequence ATGGAACAAGCACTCGCAAAGTTAAAAACTGAAATGGATGCAGCTAAAAGCAACGCCTATGTGCAACTGATCGGTAAATTCTTGCAACAGCATCTGGAAGCTAATCCAGAAGCAGCTGTAAATATCATGACTGAAGGAAAGACAGTGGCGAAAAGCTTGGAGGCTATGCAAGCGGAGGCAAAGAAAAAGCAGTCCGGTGGTATGGCAATGCTGACCGATGCAGAAGGTTATGCCATTGTGTTGAAGTATTACGGTATCAAAGGGCAGCCTGTAGAGTTTGTCCCTGCAATAGAAACTCCTATTGCCACGCCTACGCCGCAGGGACGATTCGAAATATCGTTGGATGACTTACTGTGA
- a CDS encoding PcfJ domain-containing protein: MTDDRDQRFSAFKGHFPSDIGQHIQNYVTDTLLLHSRYIFTKRSVSGRYGCYCTHCKQNFYSEMLKHNSISNCPNCGSECTVKESGRGRKYLNDKAYFVYYEKSQLDPQSIIARGIYVNRNYSGDYLKVETRYEEEALYLFQQGKSRMYEAPSYWTSGKWFERSIKSRFSEYSSWSLAVCNYESIAEAVQGTPFQYSTWESYQDRDMVKFFDLFSRYPCIEYLTKMGMRYFVTAKIYGAPTYGAINWKGTRADQVLKLDKQQLREIRDSKVELHPCTLRLQQISKKESSNIPLLELQNFAVKYGHCFEDIKQILKYTNLRRIIAYANKQLPKIREGLTTRSFSERDLFTTWRDYIADGLKLEFDLAQEGTLFPPNLHQAHLNTIAQVKYKENVALDESIAHRADKLKHLNFESNGIFIRPASSAKELIKEGEILIHCVGGYAVRYATGSTNILFIRNVEEPNKPFFTMEIKGEHIIQVRGKKNCDPTPEVEQFINAFKTEKMNKKPKVIKSKSSKPQGVAV, encoded by the coding sequence ATGACAGATGACAGAGATCAGCGGTTTAGCGCATTTAAAGGACACTTTCCTTCAGATATTGGCCAGCACATACAAAATTACGTTACTGACACGCTACTTCTTCACAGTAGGTACATTTTCACTAAACGTAGTGTATCGGGAAGGTATGGGTGCTATTGCACACACTGCAAACAAAATTTTTATTCAGAAATGCTTAAGCATAATTCCATATCAAATTGTCCTAATTGTGGTTCGGAATGCACAGTCAAGGAAAGTGGTCGCGGCAGAAAGTATCTCAATGACAAAGCGTATTTTGTGTATTATGAAAAGTCCCAACTTGATCCTCAATCAATTATCGCAAGAGGTATATATGTAAACCGCAATTACTCTGGAGACTATCTTAAAGTAGAGACACGTTATGAAGAAGAGGCGTTATACCTGTTTCAGCAAGGAAAGAGCAGAATGTATGAAGCTCCTAGTTACTGGACAAGCGGTAAATGGTTCGAACGCTCTATCAAATCTCGATTTAGTGAATATTCCAGTTGGTCTCTAGCGGTATGTAATTATGAGAGTATTGCTGAGGCGGTTCAAGGTACTCCGTTTCAGTACAGCACATGGGAGTCATACCAAGATAGGGATATGGTTAAATTCTTCGATTTATTTAGCCGGTATCCTTGCATCGAGTATCTAACAAAGATGGGAATGCGCTATTTTGTAACAGCTAAAATATATGGTGCTCCTACTTATGGAGCAATTAATTGGAAAGGGACAAGGGCAGATCAAGTACTGAAATTAGATAAGCAGCAGCTCAGAGAAATCAGGGATTCAAAAGTTGAGTTACACCCGTGTACCTTACGTCTTCAACAAATCTCAAAAAAAGAGAGCTCAAATATACCATTGTTAGAACTACAAAATTTTGCGGTTAAATACGGACATTGTTTCGAAGATATAAAACAGATTCTTAAATATACAAATCTTCGGCGTATAATTGCGTACGCAAATAAGCAACTCCCAAAAATAAGAGAAGGTCTAACTACCAGAAGTTTTTCAGAAAGAGACCTATTCACGACATGGAGAGACTATATAGCTGATGGCTTAAAGTTAGAATTTGACCTTGCTCAAGAGGGTACTCTATTCCCTCCAAATCTTCACCAGGCGCATCTTAATACGATAGCCCAAGTGAAGTATAAAGAAAATGTAGCGCTAGATGAATCCATTGCTCATAGAGCAGATAAACTCAAACATTTAAATTTCGAGAGTAATGGTATTTTTATTCGTCCAGCAAGTTCGGCCAAGGAACTGATTAAAGAAGGAGAAATTTTAATCCACTGTGTTGGTGGATATGCGGTCAGATATGCGACTGGTTCAACCAATATCCTATTTATCCGAAATGTAGAAGAACCCAATAAGCCATTTTTCACAATGGAGATTAAAGGTGAACACATCATACAGGTTAGGGGTAAGAAAAATTGTGATCCTACTCCAGAAGTAGAACAATTCATTAATGCATTTAAAACTGAAAAGATGAATAAAAAGCCAAAAGTAATAAAATCCAAATCAAGTAAACCGCAGGGGGTAGCCGTATGA
- a CDS encoding DUF3102 domain-containing protein, with translation MSQLSMRTAEVIAIEINSIKDQTRKLILSGSIEIGRRLAEAKAMLQHGEWGNWLADSVDYSQSTATNLMKIFENYGADQLTLFGDNANSEALANLSYTQAVALLGVPTEEREQFVVETGAAEMSTRELQAAVKERAQAIKEKEVAEKAAEKERKTREKLELQQKDHESIVQRLNEQIKQVQDTAYADSSDADDQTAAVLQADLDKSKAELMESQVKIKQLETELKAKPIDIPAIVEKVPDDILKELKDLRKKVATGTGEEAAVFKATFKTLTDTFKHLLSALDVVKGVDPELHERYKGAVSTTLTKMHDAL, from the coding sequence ATGAGCCAATTATCAATGCGTACTGCAGAAGTCATTGCCATCGAAATTAACAGTATAAAGGATCAAACCCGCAAGCTGATCCTTTCCGGCAGTATCGAGATCGGACGGAGACTAGCTGAGGCTAAAGCTATGCTCCAGCACGGTGAATGGGGAAACTGGCTTGCAGATTCGGTAGATTACTCGCAGTCAACCGCCACCAACCTTATGAAAATTTTTGAAAATTACGGTGCAGATCAGCTCACTCTCTTTGGTGACAATGCAAATTCCGAAGCGCTTGCGAATTTGAGCTATACCCAAGCAGTTGCCTTACTTGGTGTACCAACAGAGGAACGTGAACAATTCGTCGTAGAGACGGGTGCTGCGGAAATGTCTACTCGTGAACTGCAGGCAGCCGTTAAGGAACGAGCACAGGCGATCAAGGAAAAGGAAGTTGCTGAGAAGGCAGCTGAGAAGGAACGGAAGACCCGTGAAAAACTGGAGTTGCAGCAGAAAGACCATGAATCCATTGTCCAGCGTTTGAATGAGCAGATCAAGCAGGTACAGGACACTGCATATGCTGATTCCTCAGATGCTGACGACCAAACAGCCGCAGTGCTGCAGGCTGATCTTGATAAATCTAAAGCGGAACTAATGGAATCACAGGTGAAGATTAAACAGTTGGAGACAGAACTGAAAGCTAAGCCGATTGATATTCCTGCCATTGTTGAAAAAGTACCTGATGACATTTTGAAGGAGCTTAAGGATCTTCGTAAAAAGGTTGCTACAGGTACGGGTGAAGAGGCAGCCGTCTTCAAGGCAACTTTTAAGACATTGACGGACACGTTCAAACATCTTTTATCCGCGCTAGATGTTGTCAAGGGCGTTGATCCAGAACTGCATGAGAGATATAAAGGCGCTGTTTCTACAACATTAACCAAAATGCATGATGCTCTGTAG
- a CDS encoding GNAT family N-acetyltransferase, giving the protein MKGDEVLVDVEVVPLNDLLVPRTRALISGYLNSSSNGVDESFSSIEQLEKCEQILKRFLSYDLTHCYLAKYHQDYVGFIVLSWSFSISKGYPVLHIDGLYSSPEYRNKGIGRRLMQYAIDLANEKKASRLQLETDDDNTPARALYTNLGFNKIPGKGVYMSFL; this is encoded by the coding sequence ATGAAGGGAGATGAAGTGTTGGTGGATGTTGAAGTTGTGCCATTAAATGACCTCCTTGTACCCAGAACAAGAGCCTTGATATCTGGCTATCTAAATTCTTCGTCTAATGGAGTAGACGAATCTTTCTCTTCGATAGAGCAATTAGAAAAATGCGAGCAAATTCTAAAACGATTTCTAAGCTATGACTTAACTCATTGTTATTTAGCCAAGTACCATCAAGATTATGTGGGCTTTATCGTCCTTTCTTGGAGTTTTTCAATCTCAAAAGGTTATCCTGTCTTACACATAGATGGATTATATTCATCGCCAGAGTATAGGAATAAGGGTATCGGTAGGAGATTGATGCAATATGCGATTGATTTAGCAAATGAGAAAAAAGCCTCTCGCTTACAGCTTGAAACAGATGATGATAATACTCCTGCTCGTGCTTTATATACGAACCTTGGATTTAACAAAATACCAGGAAAAGGAGTGTACATGTCCTTTCTATAA
- a CDS encoding ASCH domain-containing protein, protein MKGLVIKQKWADQILSGIKPWEIRSRITHQRGTRGIIKSGSGLVYGTVDLTDCIKLTLKDFEDNRDKHRIPASESSIVHHYKELFAWVVGNPQIFPKPIPYNHPQGAVIWVNLPEDILEGVNL, encoded by the coding sequence ATGAAAGGATTGGTCATAAAGCAAAAGTGGGCTGACCAGATCCTGTCTGGAATCAAGCCTTGGGAGATTCGCAGTAGGATTACACACCAACGCGGTACACGAGGCATTATCAAAAGCGGTAGCGGACTCGTATATGGCACAGTCGATCTTACCGACTGTATTAAGCTCACTTTAAAGGATTTTGAGGACAATCGCGATAAGCATCGGATACCCGCCAGTGAATCGAGTATAGTGCATCATTATAAAGAACTGTTTGCTTGGGTGGTTGGGAACCCTCAAATATTCCCGAAGCCAATACCCTATAATCATCCACAGGGTGCTGTTATATGGGTCAATCTACCGGAAGATATTTTGGAAGGAGTGAATCTTTAA
- a CDS encoding site-specific integrase → MNFVQPIRDQETIDEIKDYLKQQSERNYMMFVLGINTGLRIQDILKLRVRDVMGPQIVMHEMKTGKRKFISITSTLRTALKKYTANMNKDDYLFPSRQGGKNRPIKRDMAYKIMKEAAKEFGLVDVGTHTMRKTFGYHMYQKTKDITLVQHLLNHSDKSITMRYIGMDQDMMDRAMHYFGL, encoded by the coding sequence ATGAACTTTGTTCAGCCCATTCGCGATCAGGAGACTATTGACGAAATCAAAGATTACCTGAAGCAGCAAAGCGAACGTAATTACATGATGTTCGTCCTAGGCATTAACACCGGCCTTCGCATCCAAGATATTCTAAAGCTTCGTGTCCGGGATGTTATGGGTCCGCAAATCGTCATGCATGAGATGAAGACAGGGAAACGGAAATTCATTTCGATCACTTCAACATTGAGGACGGCTCTTAAGAAATACACCGCCAACATGAACAAGGATGATTACTTATTCCCTTCCAGACAAGGCGGGAAGAACAGGCCGATCAAGCGAGACATGGCCTATAAGATCATGAAAGAGGCTGCCAAGGAATTCGGTCTGGTGGATGTTGGTACACATACGATGCGGAAGACCTTCGGCTATCATATGTATCAAAAGACTAAGGATATAACCCTGGTGCAACACCTCTTGAACCATTCAGACAAGTCTATCACGATGAGGTACATCGGCATGGATCAGGACATGATGGACCGTGCTATGCACTACTTTGGCTTATAG